In Etheostoma cragini isolate CJK2018 chromosome 9, CSU_Ecrag_1.0, whole genome shotgun sequence, the following are encoded in one genomic region:
- the bcl6aa gene encoding BCL6A transcription repressor a isoform X1: MPHSFQQKRAQQMFLLCQGGAGMRKDGEPGVWNHHKQSFHELDKMACAADSCIQFTRHASDVLLNLNRLRSRDILTDVTILVNRQQFRAHKTVLMACSGLFYTIFTDSHKCNLNAISLDPKVDPEGFAILLEFMYTSRLTLKESLIMAIMNTAIYLQMDHVVDTCHRFIKSSDPAAKLPRDEFLISPLVLPQDVHAYRPHDVVDSLHSRVTPFRDGRPYGSNIFNGVSTPSNYPFYGQFPVPGFPFPLCKLTDAKNSFADLSKSGIHHKHCSPHDGANLIRAEYTRAVGTSSSSIIHSTTYASREVGRDDDMRKESHEGAGQSIALGTRKRAFPVLTLEHQRDSGKDPQAEEDLIHQHYPLGISSAGRKSLMSSPQSPLKSDCQPNSPTESSSSKNAGLSHAAGLQVPQGTQDPKSRNWKKYKFIVLNQSAKEDEAGLRDPGLRSPQRLGLPPYLHPSDSENLEPQTTSKSSDHSEDLPVPQASRLNNIINSALEGSLRNGDSHPSHYLSRLNCSTCGTPSPKHSEVCPNTSRTRLAEDMAELHSEYSDSSCENGTFFCNECDSKFAEDEALKQHMLQVHSDKPYKCDRCQAAFRYKGNLASHKTVHTGEKPYRCNICGAQFNRPANLKTHTRIHSGEKPYKCETCGARFVQVAHLRAHVLIHTGEKPYPCEICGTRFRHLQTLKSHLRIHTGEKPYHCEKCNLHFRHKSQLRLHLRQKHGAITNTKIQYRMSTADMPTDLTKAC, from the exons ATGCCTCACTCCTTCCAGCAGAAAAGAG CTCAGCAAATGTTCCTGCTGTGCCAAGGGGGGGCCGGGATGAGAAAAGACGGGGAACCCGGGGTTTGGAATCACCACAAGCAAAGTTTCCACG AACTTGACAAAATGGCTTGCGCAGCAGACAGCTGCATACAATTCACACGCCATGCAAGTGATGTCCTGCTCAACCTGAACCGGCTGCGTAGCAGAGATATTCTCACAGACGTCACGATCCTGGTCAACAGACAGCAGTTCCGGGCACACAAGACCGTTCTCATGGCTTGCAG TGGGCTGTTTTACACCATCTTCACTGACTCCCACAAGTGCAACCTTAATGCGATCAGTCTGGATCCCAAGGTGGACCCAGAGGGCTTTGCCATCCTGCTGGAGTTCATGTACACCTCCCGTCTCACCCTAAAGGAGAGTCTGATTATGGCCATCATGAACACCGCCATCTATCTGCAGATGGACCATGTTGTGGACACCTGCCACAGATTCATCAAGTCCAG TGATCCGGCTGCCAAGCTGCCCAGAGATGAGTTTTTGATCAGTCCCTTGGTTCTACCTCAGGATGTCCATGCTTACCGGCCCCACGATGTTGTCGACAGTTTGCACAGCCGCGTGACTCCGTTCAGGGATGGGAGGCCCTACGGCTCAAACATTTTCAACGGGGTCAGCACCCCCAGCAACTACCCATTCTACGGCCAGTTTCCCGTGCCAGGATTCCCTTTCCCACTCTGCAAGCTGACTGATGCCAAAAACTCTTTTGCTGACCTCTCTAAGAGTGGGATCCACCACAAGCATTGTTCTCCACATGACGGCGCCAACCTCATCAGGGCAGAATACACCAGGGCGGTCGGCACCAGCTCCTCCAGCATCATTCACTCCACCACCTACGCCTCCAGGGAGGTAGGGAGAGACGACGACATGCGGAAGGAAAGCCACGAGGGGGCCGGCCAGTCTATCGCTCTCGGCACGAGAAAGCGTGCGTTTCCTGTGCTGACCCTGGAGCACCAGAGAGACTCTGGAAAAGATCCTCAGGCAGAGGAAGACCTGATCCATCAGCACTACCCCTTGGGAATCTCTTCCGCTGGACGCAAGAGCCTCATGAGCAGCCCGCAGAGCCCCCTCAAATCAGACTGCCAGCCCAACTCCCCAACAGAGTCCAGCAGTAGCAAGAACGCCGGCCTGTCCCACGCCGCCGGACTGCAAGTTCCGCAGGGTACCCAGGACCCCAAGTCTCGCAACTGGAAAAAGTACAAGTTCATTGTGCTGAATCAGAGTGCTAAGGAAGATGAGGCGGGGCTGCGGGATCCCGGGCTTCGTTCCCCTCAGCGCCTCGGCCTGCCGCCCTACCTCCACCCCAGCGACTCGGAGAACCTCGAGCCACAAACCACAAGCAAGAGCAGCGATCACAGCGAGGACCTGCCTGTGCCCCAGGCGAGTCGTCTCAACAACATCATTAACAG TGCACTGGAGGGGTCATTGAGGAACGGGGACAGCCACCCTTCACACTACTTGAGCCGCCTGAACTGCTCGACCTGCGGCACGCCGTCCCCAAAGCACTCGGAAGTGTGTCCCAACACCTCCAGGACCCGTCTGGCAGAGGACATGGCCGAGCTGCACTCAGAATACTCCGACTCCAGTTGTG AAAACGGAACTTTCTTCTGTAATGAATGTGACTCCAAGTTTGCCGAAGACGAAGCGCTGAAACAACACATGCTCCAAGTGCACAGCGACAAGCCATACAAGTGTGACCGCTGCCAAGCTGCTTTCCGCTACAAGGGCAATCTGGCAAGCCACAAGACTGTCCACACAG GAGAGAAGCCGTACCGCTGTAATATCTGTGGTGCTCAGTTTAACAGACCAGCGAACCTCAAGACTCACACTCGCATCCACTCAGGAGAGAAGCCATACAAATGTGAGACGTGTGGAGCTCGTTTTGTACAG GTTGCTCATCTCCGCGCCCATGTGTTGATCCACACGGGTGAGAAGCCATATCCCTGTGAGATCTGTGGCACACGCTTCCGTCACCTGCAGACGCTGAAGAGCCACCTGCGTATACACACGGGAGAAAAGCCCTACCAT TGTGAAAAATGCAACTTGCACTTCCGCCACAAGAGCCAGCTACGGCTGCATCTTCGACAGAAGCACGGCGCCATCACCAACACAAAGATCCAGTACCGGATGTCGACGGCTGACATGCCCACTGACTTGACAAAGGCATGCTGA
- the bcl6aa gene encoding BCL6A transcription repressor a isoform X2 yields MQEVSRKALPELDKMACAADSCIQFTRHASDVLLNLNRLRSRDILTDVTILVNRQQFRAHKTVLMACSGLFYTIFTDSHKCNLNAISLDPKVDPEGFAILLEFMYTSRLTLKESLIMAIMNTAIYLQMDHVVDTCHRFIKSSDPAAKLPRDEFLISPLVLPQDVHAYRPHDVVDSLHSRVTPFRDGRPYGSNIFNGVSTPSNYPFYGQFPVPGFPFPLCKLTDAKNSFADLSKSGIHHKHCSPHDGANLIRAEYTRAVGTSSSSIIHSTTYASREVGRDDDMRKESHEGAGQSIALGTRKRAFPVLTLEHQRDSGKDPQAEEDLIHQHYPLGISSAGRKSLMSSPQSPLKSDCQPNSPTESSSSKNAGLSHAAGLQVPQGTQDPKSRNWKKYKFIVLNQSAKEDEAGLRDPGLRSPQRLGLPPYLHPSDSENLEPQTTSKSSDHSEDLPVPQASRLNNIINSALEGSLRNGDSHPSHYLSRLNCSTCGTPSPKHSEVCPNTSRTRLAEDMAELHSEYSDSSCENGTFFCNECDSKFAEDEALKQHMLQVHSDKPYKCDRCQAAFRYKGNLASHKTVHTGEKPYRCNICGAQFNRPANLKTHTRIHSGEKPYKCETCGARFVQVAHLRAHVLIHTGEKPYPCEICGTRFRHLQTLKSHLRIHTGEKPYHCEKCNLHFRHKSQLRLHLRQKHGAITNTKIQYRMSTADMPTDLTKAC; encoded by the exons ATGCAAGAAGTTTCTAGGAAAGCGCTACcag AACTTGACAAAATGGCTTGCGCAGCAGACAGCTGCATACAATTCACACGCCATGCAAGTGATGTCCTGCTCAACCTGAACCGGCTGCGTAGCAGAGATATTCTCACAGACGTCACGATCCTGGTCAACAGACAGCAGTTCCGGGCACACAAGACCGTTCTCATGGCTTGCAG TGGGCTGTTTTACACCATCTTCACTGACTCCCACAAGTGCAACCTTAATGCGATCAGTCTGGATCCCAAGGTGGACCCAGAGGGCTTTGCCATCCTGCTGGAGTTCATGTACACCTCCCGTCTCACCCTAAAGGAGAGTCTGATTATGGCCATCATGAACACCGCCATCTATCTGCAGATGGACCATGTTGTGGACACCTGCCACAGATTCATCAAGTCCAG TGATCCGGCTGCCAAGCTGCCCAGAGATGAGTTTTTGATCAGTCCCTTGGTTCTACCTCAGGATGTCCATGCTTACCGGCCCCACGATGTTGTCGACAGTTTGCACAGCCGCGTGACTCCGTTCAGGGATGGGAGGCCCTACGGCTCAAACATTTTCAACGGGGTCAGCACCCCCAGCAACTACCCATTCTACGGCCAGTTTCCCGTGCCAGGATTCCCTTTCCCACTCTGCAAGCTGACTGATGCCAAAAACTCTTTTGCTGACCTCTCTAAGAGTGGGATCCACCACAAGCATTGTTCTCCACATGACGGCGCCAACCTCATCAGGGCAGAATACACCAGGGCGGTCGGCACCAGCTCCTCCAGCATCATTCACTCCACCACCTACGCCTCCAGGGAGGTAGGGAGAGACGACGACATGCGGAAGGAAAGCCACGAGGGGGCCGGCCAGTCTATCGCTCTCGGCACGAGAAAGCGTGCGTTTCCTGTGCTGACCCTGGAGCACCAGAGAGACTCTGGAAAAGATCCTCAGGCAGAGGAAGACCTGATCCATCAGCACTACCCCTTGGGAATCTCTTCCGCTGGACGCAAGAGCCTCATGAGCAGCCCGCAGAGCCCCCTCAAATCAGACTGCCAGCCCAACTCCCCAACAGAGTCCAGCAGTAGCAAGAACGCCGGCCTGTCCCACGCCGCCGGACTGCAAGTTCCGCAGGGTACCCAGGACCCCAAGTCTCGCAACTGGAAAAAGTACAAGTTCATTGTGCTGAATCAGAGTGCTAAGGAAGATGAGGCGGGGCTGCGGGATCCCGGGCTTCGTTCCCCTCAGCGCCTCGGCCTGCCGCCCTACCTCCACCCCAGCGACTCGGAGAACCTCGAGCCACAAACCACAAGCAAGAGCAGCGATCACAGCGAGGACCTGCCTGTGCCCCAGGCGAGTCGTCTCAACAACATCATTAACAG TGCACTGGAGGGGTCATTGAGGAACGGGGACAGCCACCCTTCACACTACTTGAGCCGCCTGAACTGCTCGACCTGCGGCACGCCGTCCCCAAAGCACTCGGAAGTGTGTCCCAACACCTCCAGGACCCGTCTGGCAGAGGACATGGCCGAGCTGCACTCAGAATACTCCGACTCCAGTTGTG AAAACGGAACTTTCTTCTGTAATGAATGTGACTCCAAGTTTGCCGAAGACGAAGCGCTGAAACAACACATGCTCCAAGTGCACAGCGACAAGCCATACAAGTGTGACCGCTGCCAAGCTGCTTTCCGCTACAAGGGCAATCTGGCAAGCCACAAGACTGTCCACACAG GAGAGAAGCCGTACCGCTGTAATATCTGTGGTGCTCAGTTTAACAGACCAGCGAACCTCAAGACTCACACTCGCATCCACTCAGGAGAGAAGCCATACAAATGTGAGACGTGTGGAGCTCGTTTTGTACAG GTTGCTCATCTCCGCGCCCATGTGTTGATCCACACGGGTGAGAAGCCATATCCCTGTGAGATCTGTGGCACACGCTTCCGTCACCTGCAGACGCTGAAGAGCCACCTGCGTATACACACGGGAGAAAAGCCCTACCAT TGTGAAAAATGCAACTTGCACTTCCGCCACAAGAGCCAGCTACGGCTGCATCTTCGACAGAAGCACGGCGCCATCACCAACACAAAGATCCAGTACCGGATGTCGACGGCTGACATGCCCACTGACTTGACAAAGGCATGCTGA